The Capsicum annuum cultivar UCD-10X-F1 chromosome 3, UCD10Xv1.1, whole genome shotgun sequence genomic sequence GCAGTTGATTCTGCTCTTAAAGCACAAGCAGTTGGTTATTGTCGACAAATTAAAGAAACTCCATCAATTTGTAGTATATGTATTGAGCGTTTATGCTTTTCGAAATTGGTACAAGTTCAGTTTTGGTGTTTACAATGCCTGCACGAGGTTCTTCGGGTTCGGTATTCGTCTATGGGTGTAGAGGAGAAATCGTTTATTCGAAAATCTGTGTTCTCGTTGGCGTGTTATGAGAGCATTGATGATAAGAATTTGGTAAGGGTTTTGGATGGTCCAGCTTTTATTAAGAATAAACTTGCTCAAGTTATGGTTACTTTAATTTATTTCGAGTACCCGATGATATGGCCTTCGgtatttgttgattttttgtcGAATCTTAGTAAAGGTGTTATCGTTATTGATATGTTTTGTCGAGTTCTTAATGCATTGGATGAAGAAGTGATTAGTTTGGACTATCCAAGAAGCCAAGAGGAGGTGGCTATAGCTGGGCAAATTAAGGATGCGATGAGGCAGCAGTGTATATCTCAGGTTGTTAGGGCTTGGTACGATATTCTGTTAATGTATAGGAATTCGGATCCGGATTTGTGTTGTAGTGTTTTAGATTCTATGAGGAGGTATGTTTCGTGGATCGACATAGGTTTGATAGCAAATGACGCGTTTGTTGGGTTGTTATTTGAGTTGATGTTGGTGAGTGGTTTTCCTTGTCAACTCAGAGGTGCCGCTGCTGGTAGCATCCATGCTGTTGCTGCTAAGCGTATGGATCCGAAAGCAAAACTCACTCTTTTGCAGAGCCTTCAGATTAGAAAGGTTTTTGGTTTGGTAGCAGAGGATAATGACATCGAGTTGGTATCAAGTGTTGCTTCTTTGCTTACGGGATATTCAACTGAGGTTTTGGAATGTTTGAAGCGTTTGAACTCTGAGGATGGAAAAGCTGTCCCAACTGAACTATTGAATGAGGTTTTGCCCTCTGTTTTCTATGTAATGCAAAATTGTGAAATTGATGAAACTTTCAGTATTGTGCAGTTCCTCTCTGGGTATGTTGGCACATTGAAGAGTCTGGTTCCATTGACCGAGACACAGTCACTTCATGTAGGCCAGATACTGGAAGTTATTCGGTCTCAAATCCGATTTGACCCTGCTTATCGTAATAACCTCGACGTGTTGGACAAATTAGGGAAGGAAGAGGAAGATCGGATGACTGAGTTTAGGAAAGATTTGTTTGTTCTACTTCGGAGTGTGGGCCGTGTAGCACCTGATGCAACTCAGATTTTCATAAGGAACTCCTTAGCTAGTGCTGTTGCATCTAATGTGGATGTGGATGTTGAGGAGATAGAAGCTGCACTCTCTCTTCTGTATGCCTTTGGGGAATCACTTAATGATGAAACCATGAAAACAGGAAATGGTCTCTTGGGAGAACTAATACCAATGCTTTTGTCGACGAAGTTTCCTTGCCACAACAACAGGCTTGTTGCACTTATCTACTTGGAAACAGTTACGAGGTATATGAAATTTTTTCAGGAGAACACACAATACATTCCCTTGGTTTTAAGTGCCTTTCTTGATGAAAGAGGGATACATCATCCAAATAGCAATGTGAGTCGAAGGGCAAGTTATCTTTTCATGAGGATTGTGAAGCTGCTCAAAGCAAAGCTTGTACCTTACATAGAGACAATTCTGCAGGTATCGATTTTCCCACCCCCTTGCTCCATTTTATCTCCCAAGTTTCTGTCAACGGgaaatatttcattttcttttcttttctttggattCAGTTTCTGAACTCCTCACTTGATATGTTCATTCAGAGTTTACAAGATACAGTTGCTCAATTCACAACAATTTATGCTGCCTCCAAGGAGCTTTCAGGTTGTGAAGATGGTAGTCACATTTTTGAGGTACATCTGCTGACATTGTCCTAGTATATGTGCTTCTGAATTTTTTTGACTTGCTGGCCTATTCCTAACTGACATTCATGGCATGGTGTAGGCGATTGGCTTATTAATTGGAATGGAAGATGTACCACTTGAAAAGCAATCAGAGTACTTAACGGCGTTGCTTACTCCTCTTTGTCAGCAGGTCATTCCATTAGCCAAAGAActgtaaattgattttttttttttttttgatgttgtTGATTAGTTTGATTGATGCATATATGCACTCGAATATAACATATGATGTTCTCATTGTATGATTGGATTTTTAATGTGGAATGCAAGTATTTCTGGACTCTTGCTTCCATTAATTAGATGAACTGACTTTAGATACTTTTAGCAGGTTGAGGCTATGCTTTTAAATGCCAAAGCTCAGAATCCTGAAGAGTCTCCAGAAAAGATCAGAAATATCCAGCAGATAATTATGGCCATTAATGCTCTCAGCAAGGTTTTTACTTGTGCTATCAAACTCACTGCAGtttcttataatttctttatcCTTGAAAATCAAATTATTTCCTAGCACAAAAGTGCCGTGCCAGAAGTATGTAAGAAGTTGGTGTGCAGTTCAATCACAATTGTCTTTCATGGTAGCCCAAATATGTGAGATTATCCTTTGCACCAAAAGTATGACAGAAGACAAAAAAGATAATactggttttatatatatatttcattactTTGAATATCCCTGTTTCtttgtactccctccgtcccaaattacccgtcccaaattgagatggcacattgattaagaaaaataattaataacatggctagtttaccatcgtacccctattaaatgatatttacattttaatttgaagaaaaaataattaatgcaaagggtaaaacatgaaattttttttttggtctcttattgattaatgaaaaaagacaagtaaaatgggaaatcaaattaggaaatttgggatgggtaatttgggacggagagaGTACCAAATTAGCCACATAAAGAGACATACTGATGCGTTTCAAGCTGCTCTCTTTCCGTGCCTATCTTATATTATAGCATACTACTCGACAATGCTTCACCGTCAGATTTTGATGCTAGTGAAATGTTAAACAAAGAGAAATCCAAGTTCCGTGTTTGATGTAAAGCTACAATGCAAAATGTGGTTACTGTCCTCTCCAAACTCCTTACATAAGCAACTCACAATAATTCACCTCCCTTTATGTTGTCTGCTGTTAAGATTGCATTCTTCACTGCTCCCAATCCAGCAATTTTAGAATTACCTGAGTAATACCATATCTGGTACAAATTATGCCGTAGTCCCAAACAAGTTGGGGTCTAATATATGAATCCCCGCTTAACATATTTCTCCATTTAAATTCTTCTCAGCCAACATTATGCAGAATAACACCTGCGCCTCAGTCCCTGACAAGTTGGGATTGGCTATATGAATCCTCAAcattttacaaattaaaattaaaactaaaaagtaCTAGAAGATGTCAATATATTTTCAGCAATATGATACCTGAGGGAAGGCGTAACGCTGCGTATGCACTACCCTTCCCATCCCCCACTTGTGGGATCACAATGGGTTTGTTGTATTATGATACCTTTCTTAAAGAAATTTTTTCTCTTGggatttatttgtttttgttgacTCATGTTTCGAGCACTGGTGATTGATTCAGCATTTGTAACCTATTCCTCCTACCCTTACCGCTATGTTTCTTCATTCCAGGGTTTTAGCGAGCGTCTTGTAACTGCCAGTCGTCCTGCAATTGGTCTCATGTTTAAACAGGTTGAACTCTATCTCGTGTTTTAGCCTGTTTGAGTTTATCAACTACTGGTAACAATACATTGTGCGACACTTGATTATCAATATGCACGTCAATTATTTTGTATGTTGTTACAATGTGACGCAATCCTGAATATTCTCCTTTTAATATTGTCGTTATTAAGGAGGCTGGTATCTGGTTTGTGTTTCTTAATGGATTTTTGATTGTTGACTTGGTTCTCTGAAACAAGTGCATGACAAAGAGTGCTgttatttcctttcttttttgcACTATTTGTTTTTTCTAGTGCATCTGTTATAGGAGTCAGCTattggattttttgttttgacaaTGGACAGATATTGGATTTTTATGGTCAAATAAATCCTTAATCTAAGTATTACTTCTCCATCAATTCTTATCATGTTGATTTCTTTTTCATCCAGACATTGGATGTCCTCCTACGTATTCTTATCATATACCCAAAGCTAGAACCTTTGCGGTGCAAGGTATGTAtatagtttctttttatttttgctctATTTGATACATCTTTTGTGATGCAATCCCTTTTTCTGATTATGCAACTCCTCTAGGTCACATCATTCATTCACCGCATGGTGGACATACTAGGATCGTCTGTATTTCCATATCTACCAAAGGCACTGGAGCAATTGCTAGCCGAAAGTGAGGTGAAgtcattattataaatttaaaccAATGTCcatgcatattttatttattgtactGCAATTTAAATCTTATTACGTATCACCATGTGGACCTATTTGTTGTTGTAAGATCAACTGTGATTTCACCCATAAACAATTTTTAATTCTGTGTCTTCTGGCTCATAGTTTGAGAAGGAAACCATTGAGAAAAGTAGTTTTCCTTGAGAAAAGACAACTCTGACAAATGTAATGCGTTTTTCTTCTGATGTATGTATTTTAGGTTAAGTTTAGGAAGTTCTAATCTCTAATGAAGATCTTATTATCAATTTGACTAACCTTTGACTAATTTTGCGGTGCATTCTCTGATCTTTACATATATTTTAGATAAACATTGAGAAAATAATAATCGCTAAATtcttaactattcaaaaccttgTTAAAGTGTTACTGTAATATCAATTATATGAAACCTGTATAAAATGGAATTTGCAGCACTAGATTTATTGACAAAATTTGTTTCATTTGGAAATTTATGAATTCTAACTTAAGAGTGCACAAACAATGCAATAAAAGTTTTGAAACATTAGGATGTTATTAAGGTCaaagttacttttctaagattctGGAGATCCTAATAACCATTGTAATTGAGTTGAATGCTACTTGTGGTCAAAAAAGAGACGGAGTAACGTATAAAACATAACAATAATTACCTCTTATCAAATAACCATTTAGAATCACCCATTTTATAATCTCatcttttgtttttttgggtattcattccATATTGATATGCTTTTCACATTAATATGTGTCAATATGTAAATTGCATTTCATTGTTTCATTTACTGAATCGATGCTTAGGTCACATTTTATTTTGTGGTTTCTCATGTAATTGGTGGACTATGGTGCATGAGATGTGTTGAAACAAATAAAGATCTTATTGAAGATGTAGTGACTCGATATATCGCTAATTTTGGATCTAAATTTTGCTGAAAGCAATAGGCAACAACACCAACCTCATTTCAGTGTCAAGCTTGTTGGGTTTGTTGTGTGAATCCTCTATCCATGTCGCTCCATGTGGAATCTTTTTGTTCCAATAGTATCTATTCAGAGTTTCCTCCATCTGTACAAATTTTGAAGCTGCTAAAAATATTCCTAGCAAATGTTGGATCTATTTAGCGTATCAACTCTCCTATTTCAATTCGATTTGTCACGTCTTCATCTATTATACCATCTTCCTGGAACACTTCAAATTATCTGGATTTAGACTTCAAAGTCCCTTTCAGTTTCACCTCAACTTCTTCATTCTTCTTATGCTATATAAACTTGCAACGCATATGCTACTTTTGGATTTAAGTGGGTCAAAATGGGTTGAGTTAATAAATGAGCAGGTTATTGAACTGCCCAATGTTACTTGGGTTGAATGGGCTAAAGTGCTAAAAAGCGAGTCATAACTCAACCCACACATTTCTTACTAAGTTCTCATTTCTTTGCTTGTTGTTTTATAACTTTTTAAGTACCTAATAAAACTGATGTTTCTTTATTACGATTATATACACCATATCAactaaaaatctttttgaatgtATTTTGATGAGGTTTTTACGGGTCAATTTTGGCCAACTTATTAGCCCAATTCTTAGATGAGTGTGGCTAAAATGGACTGAGCTAATAAATGGGTGGGTCATGTTTTCGTGGGCTACTTTTGCCACCCCAACTCACTTCCATGTATCCTAAACCCTTATCCTTTGTAGCGCAACTTCATATTCAAGCTCACTAGTTTCATTGATAGAGGGTTTTGTTTTGTATTGGGGAAAAACATTTTTAGTTTCCATGTTTAATTGGTTAATCCAGTTTGAAAGACATCTTCTCTAGGAAAACAAGCTCTTTTAATACAAGGAAAATGACTTCCGTGGTGGAAATTGCGAAAACAAGTTTCATGGTGTCATTCTAACCTCATTGTCACTTCCCACCCCCTAATTTCCCCACTCCTCACCCCTTGACCATCCCACGTCTTTGCCCCCTCGACTCCCCACTCCTCACCCCGTGCACCCCTCATACTATTTTCTTAGTTTTATGTATCAACACTTCTGGGACAATATTTGTTGTTTACTACCAAACAccaaaaataagcaagaaaatCACTTATTTCCAAGGAAACATTTCAAGGAaaaattttccttcataccaaacacgcCTATCATCTACAAATAGCATACGCTGTAAGACCTCATTCATGATTGGCATAAACAAGCAACTGGGTTAGATTCACGGTGTAAACCCACTGTTGTAGACTTTCGGCTAAACCCTTTGTATCTCCTGATACTGTTCTCGCATAGTGACTGCTAATTTGTATTTATCCTTTATGGCTTTTTGATGTTTAGTATGTTTCCATTCTTCTCCTGCCCACAGGACTTTCTGTAGTACTCCACACTTTAGGTTAATGAGCATCATTTGCTAAGATAACAGATCGCATGCATCTTAAGATAGTTGAAGGTTTAAATTGGTAGTATTGTGTAATTTCTTGGTTATGGTTAATGGCTCTTAACCGAAGTTTCTAACCTAAATCAGAGGCAAGCTTAGGAAATGTTGGAGGTGTAAAATCTTATAAATGGAAGCATGGTATATGATCGACGAGTACAACGTTATTGAGATGCATTcagataaaattgataaaaatcaacAGTAGTAATTTTGGTAACACTGAAAAACCATGTTGGCAAAAACTTCATACAACTGTATTGTTATTGATATATCGGTGTAAAACCAAATTATGTTAAACATGAATAGCGTGGTATTAAAGAGATGGTAACAGACTGTAAAATGGCAAAAGTAACTTTGTTCAGAGAAGCATATGAGTGGTGTTCATTTCCCATGAAGGATCAGTGTTTTCATGagaattaactttttttttgtttctcaataCAGCCGAAAGAACTGGCAGGATTTCTGCTGTTGCTTAATCAGCTTATCTGCAAATTCAACACTGGAGTTGGAGACATTCTGGAGGAAGTTTACCCTGCTATTGCTAGTAGAGTATTTAATATTCTCCCTAGAGATGCTTTCCCTACAGGTCCTGGAAGCAATACAGAGGTATGCAAAGTTTCTTTAGTGGTATATTTCGTGCTTCCTGCATCGCCATGTAGGAACTTCTCTTGTTGAGATCCCAAACATATTTCTACAGTCAAGACCTTTCTCCCTTCTATCTTTATTTGGAG encodes the following:
- the LOC107861662 gene encoding exportin-T isoform X1, translated to MDDLEKAILISFDESGAVDSALKAQAVGYCRQIKETPSICSICIERLCFSKLVQVQFWCLQCLHEVLRVRYSSMGVEEKSFIRKSVFSLACYESIDDKNLVRVLDGPAFIKNKLAQVMVTLIYFEYPMIWPSVFVDFLSNLSKGVIVIDMFCRVLNALDEEVISLDYPRSQEEVAIAGQIKDAMRQQCISQVVRAWYDILLMYRNSDPDLCCSVLDSMRRYVSWIDIGLIANDAFVGLLFELMLVSGFPCQLRGAAAGSIHAVAAKRMDPKAKLTLLQSLQIRKVFGLVAEDNDIELVSSVASLLTGYSTEVLECLKRLNSEDGKAVPTELLNEVLPSVFYVMQNCEIDETFSIVQFLSGYVGTLKSLVPLTETQSLHVGQILEVIRSQIRFDPAYRNNLDVLDKLGKEEEDRMTEFRKDLFVLLRSVGRVAPDATQIFIRNSLASAVASNVDVDVEEIEAALSLLYAFGESLNDETMKTGNGLLGELIPMLLSTKFPCHNNRLVALIYLETVTRYMKFFQENTQYIPLVLSAFLDERGIHHPNSNVSRRASYLFMRIVKLLKAKLVPYIETILQFLNSSLDMFIQSLQDTVAQFTTIYAASKELSGCEDGSHIFEAIGLLIGMEDVPLEKQSEYLTALLTPLCQQVEAMLLNAKAQNPEESPEKIRNIQQIIMAINALSKGFSERLVTASRPAIGLMFKQTLDVLLRILIIYPKLEPLRCKVTSFIHRMVDILGSSVFPYLPKALEQLLAESEPKELAGFLLLLNQLICKFNTGVGDILEEVYPAIASRVFNILPRDAFPTGPGSNTEEIRELQELQRTFYTFLHVIATHDLSSVFLASKSRAYLDQMMQLILHASCNHKDILVRKACVQIFIRLIKDWCASPYGEEKVPGFRSFVVEAFATNCCLYSVLDKSFEFRDANTLVLFGEIVLAQKVMFEKFGNDFLVHFLSKSFQSAHCPRDLAEQYCQKLQGNDIKALKSFYQSLIENLRRQQNGSLVFR
- the LOC107861662 gene encoding exportin-T isoform X2, whose protein sequence is MDDLEKAILISFDESGAVDSALKAQAVGYCRQIKETPSICSICIERLCFSKLVQVQFWCLQCLHEVLRVRYSSMGVEEKSFIRKSVFSLACYESIDDKNLVRVLDGPAFIKNKLAQVMVTLIYFEYPMIWPSVFVDFLSNLSKGVIVIDMFCRVLNALDEEVISLDYPRSQEEVAIAGQIKDAMRQQCISQVVRAWYDILLMYRNSDPDLCCSVLDSMRRYVSWIDIGLIANDAFVGLLFELMLVSGFPCQLRGAAAGSIHAVAAKRMDPKAKLTLLQSLQIRKVFGLVAEDNDIELVSSVASLLTGYSTEVLECLKRLNSEDGKAVPTELLNEVLPSVFYVMQNCEIDETFSIVQFLSGYVGTLKSLVPLTETQSLHVGQILEVIRSQIRFDPAYRNNLDVLDKLGKEEEDRMTEFRKDLFVLLRSVGRVAPDATQIFIRNSLASAVASNVDVDVEEIEAALSLLYAFGESLNDETMKTGNGLLGELIPMLLSTKFPCHNNRLVALIYLETVTRYMKFFQENTQYIPLVLSAFLDERGIHHPNSNVSRRASYLFMRIVKLLKAKLVPYIETILQSLQDTVAQFTTIYAASKELSGCEDGSHIFEAIGLLIGMEDVPLEKQSEYLTALLTPLCQQVEAMLLNAKAQNPEESPEKIRNIQQIIMAINALSKGFSERLVTASRPAIGLMFKQTLDVLLRILIIYPKLEPLRCKVTSFIHRMVDILGSSVFPYLPKALEQLLAESEPKELAGFLLLLNQLICKFNTGVGDILEEVYPAIASRVFNILPRDAFPTGPGSNTEEIRELQELQRTFYTFLHVIATHDLSSVFLASKSRAYLDQMMQLILHASCNHKDILVRKACVQIFIRLIKDWCASPYGEEKVPGFRSFVVEAFATNCCLYSVLDKSFEFRDANTLVLFGEIVLAQKVMFEKFGNDFLVHFLSKSFQSAHCPRDLAEQYCQKLQGNDIKALKSFYQSLIENLRRQQNGSLVFR